A window of Lacibacter sediminis contains these coding sequences:
- a CDS encoding LytR/AlgR family response regulator transcription factor, which produces MIRAIIIDDEQHCIRALLNDLEKNCPSVEVLAACSSAKEGMMMIKKEKPDLIFLDIEMPWMNGFEMLELIDQISFHIIFTTAHDQFAAKAFRISAVDYLLKPVDSGDLKEAVRKVELKMNEQSGSANIENLLRNIKQPYNEQRIALPNKDGYEFAEVSHIIYCHAEGAYTKVYLDNKKFILVSKTLGDIEELLPTDLFQRIHHSTVVNLKFVSHFIRTDGGYVKLNTGEQLTVSKSKKEALMDRLGLK; this is translated from the coding sequence ATGATTCGTGCAATAATTATTGATGATGAACAACATTGCATTCGTGCTTTGCTGAATGATCTGGAAAAGAATTGTCCTTCCGTTGAAGTGCTTGCTGCTTGCAGCTCTGCAAAAGAAGGAATGATGATGATCAAAAAAGAAAAACCTGATCTTATTTTTTTAGATATTGAAATGCCGTGGATGAATGGGTTTGAAATGCTAGAACTTATTGATCAGATCAGTTTTCACATCATATTTACAACCGCACATGATCAGTTTGCTGCAAAAGCATTTCGCATAAGTGCGGTTGATTACCTCTTAAAGCCTGTTGACTCCGGAGACTTAAAAGAAGCTGTACGAAAAGTGGAACTGAAAATGAACGAACAGTCGGGTAGTGCAAATATTGAGAACCTTCTACGTAATATCAAACAACCGTATAACGAACAGCGGATCGCCTTACCTAATAAAGACGGTTATGAGTTTGCAGAAGTAAGTCATATTATTTACTGTCATGCCGAAGGTGCTTACACGAAAGTTTATCTCGACAATAAAAAGTTTATCCTGGTTTCAAAAACGCTGGGAGATATTGAAGAGCTGTTACCCACAGATCTCTTTCAACGCATTCATCATTCAACAGTAGTGAATCTCAAATTCGTCAGCCACTTTATTCGCACAGATGGCGGTTATGTAAAACTGAATACCGGCGAACAGCTAACTGTATCTAAATCAAAAAAAGAAGCGCTGATGGATCGTTTGGGATTGAAATAA
- a CDS encoding polysaccharide deacetylase family protein, protein MALVFTGHEFADGGTTILQTLKQQNVKASFFFTGGFYRNKNFQSLIQQLKKEGHYLGAHSDKHLLYADWNKRDSLLISKQQFKKDLLQNYTEMKRFGINKTNATFFLPPYEWYNDSIAAWTKEMGLQLINYSPGTRSAADYTWPELPNYQNSETIYQSIFNHEQSKPAGLNGFLLLLHIGTDPRRTDKFYTRLSSLINTLKQKGYQLKRVDELFK, encoded by the coding sequence TTGGCACTTGTATTCACCGGCCATGAATTTGCAGATGGGGGAACGACTATCCTGCAAACATTGAAACAACAAAATGTAAAAGCGTCGTTTTTCTTTACAGGAGGTTTCTATCGCAACAAAAACTTTCAATCACTTATTCAGCAGTTGAAGAAAGAGGGGCATTACCTGGGCGCACATTCAGATAAACATTTACTGTACGCCGATTGGAACAAACGGGATAGTTTGCTTATTTCAAAACAGCAATTCAAAAAAGATCTTTTGCAGAATTATACGGAAATGAAACGGTTTGGTATCAACAAAACAAATGCAACATTCTTTTTGCCGCCCTATGAGTGGTACAACGATTCAATTGCTGCATGGACGAAAGAAATGGGGTTACAACTCATCAATTATTCGCCTGGTACAAGATCAGCTGCAGATTATACATGGCCCGAGTTGCCGAATTATCAAAACAGTGAAACCATCTATCAATCTATTTTTAATCACGAGCAATCAAAACCTGCAGGACTGAATGGATTTTTATTATTGCTGCACATAGGCACCGATCCACGACGAACCGATAAGTTTTATACTCGCTTATCATCACTCATCAATACACTCAAGCAAAAAGGGTATCAATTGAAAAGGGTAGATGAGTTGTTTAAATAA
- a CDS encoding sensor histidine kinase: protein MNIFATLTYSFISKLFRMGEVSKAITNNRLYWKCQLLGWGGFTIIAFLFNSIIYRDTYEFIPFAVSIFIFGIIFSHLIKLVILRLGILKKTFAAQVLILPAIAILFSFLGTYLWMTIMIRLGIWQIDADSTGRNSSFLRAYFFNLFPVMLTFSGWVLIYFLYHYVNRVRTEEQQKIEYKVQMIELEARALRAQMNPHFIFNCLNSIKSLIQDGYQDKSVTYLTTFSKLIRTLFQNADKKEISLYDEIETCRLYLQLEAMRFDSKFSYSMNVDESVDLKSIQIPALIIQPFIENAIWHGIVPKGNGGTVRVNITPNKEVLEICIDDDGIGREASLDNKAKMHVTHNSKGLNLTQTRLELDNSLRERNAQITFIDKKDERGYAAGTRVVISLPAEV from the coding sequence ATGAACATATTTGCCACCTTGACTTACTCCTTTATATCAAAACTCTTTCGTATGGGTGAAGTGAGCAAGGCTATTACAAATAACCGGCTTTACTGGAAATGCCAGTTACTGGGCTGGGGTGGTTTTACCATCATTGCATTTCTATTTAACAGCATCATTTATCGTGATACCTATGAGTTTATTCCGTTTGCCGTATCCATTTTCATTTTTGGTATTATTTTTTCCCACCTCATCAAACTCGTGATATTGCGGCTTGGTATCCTCAAAAAAACGTTTGCTGCACAGGTGCTTATTTTGCCTGCCATTGCGATCCTGTTTTCCTTTCTTGGAACATATTTATGGATGACAATCATGATTCGTCTTGGAATATGGCAAATTGATGCTGACAGTACCGGACGTAATTCCTCTTTTTTAAGAGCATACTTTTTTAACCTGTTTCCGGTAATGCTCACTTTTTCCGGATGGGTGCTCATTTATTTTTTATACCACTACGTAAACAGGGTAAGAACCGAAGAGCAACAGAAAATTGAATACAAAGTGCAGATGATTGAACTTGAAGCAAGGGCCTTGCGTGCACAAATGAATCCGCATTTTATTTTCAACTGTCTTAATTCCATCAAATCACTTATCCAGGACGGATACCAGGACAAGTCTGTTACCTACCTTACAACTTTTTCAAAACTCATCCGCACCTTATTTCAAAATGCAGATAAAAAAGAGATCAGCCTGTACGATGAAATAGAAACCTGCAGACTTTATCTTCAGTTAGAGGCTATGCGGTTTGACAGTAAGTTTTCTTACAGTATGAACGTTGACGAATCTGTTGATTTGAAATCAATACAAATACCGGCACTTATCATTCAACCATTTATTGAAAATGCTATCTGGCATGGTATTGTACCTAAGGGCAATGGAGGAACTGTTCGTGTAAACATTACACCCAACAAAGAAGTACTGGAGATCTGTATTGATGATGATGGAATAGGACGAGAAGCATCACTCGACAATAAAGCAAAAATGCATGTTACCCATAACAGCAAAGGTTTAAACCTTACACAGACGAGGCTCGAACTGGATAACTCATTGAGAGAAAGAAATGCGCAAATCACTTTCATTGATAAAAAAGATGAGAGGGGGTATGCTGCAGGAACAAGAGTAGTTATTTCACTTCCTGCTGAAGTGTAA
- a CDS encoding UDP-N-acetylmuramate--L-alanine ligase, with the protein MITSINDFKNVFFIGVAGVGMSAIAQYLKGIGKEVSGSDRYFHPDEPNETKEKLEAEGIRCFLQNGEGITNETDLVVVSTAVEDTVEEVIKAKQLNIPIIKRAELLAVIARSKKTIAVGGTSGKSTTSAMLFDILQHAGMQPSIISGAGLTSIIKEGKIGNAKVGSGDWLVIEADESDGSIVNYTPEVGLLINIDKDHKEIDTLIEIFEQFKKNTSEFFVVNQSHPLAKKLSANPAHNFSVDVSDNAAYHASTFHQQGFSISFDITTSGDTTHHSPFTIHAIGKHNMENALAAATVANLIGVPLQTAAEALKNYEGIYRRHQIIGQKNNVWLIDDYAHNPAKCAASIEACQPIAKKVIAWFQPHGYGPTKFLRNDFVEEISKVLRPQDEIWMSEIFYAGGTAVKDISANDLINDLKGKGANAFFVDNRNDLVEALRPHFTEDCVLLLMGARDPSLEQFSKLVWEEL; encoded by the coding sequence ATGATCACTTCTATCAATGATTTTAAAAACGTATTCTTTATCGGCGTGGCCGGTGTTGGCATGAGTGCCATTGCACAATATTTAAAAGGTATTGGCAAAGAAGTGAGTGGCAGCGACCGTTACTTTCATCCCGACGAACCAAACGAAACAAAAGAAAAGTTAGAAGCTGAAGGTATCCGTTGCTTTTTACAAAACGGCGAAGGCATTACCAATGAAACAGATTTAGTAGTTGTATCAACTGCTGTTGAAGATACCGTTGAAGAGGTGATCAAGGCCAAGCAACTCAATATCCCCATCATCAAACGTGCAGAGTTGTTAGCTGTAATTGCAAGAAGTAAAAAGACAATTGCTGTTGGCGGCACCAGTGGTAAATCAACCACAAGTGCGATGTTGTTTGATATTCTGCAACACGCAGGTATGCAACCAAGCATCATCAGTGGTGCAGGGTTGACCAGTATTATTAAAGAAGGAAAGATCGGTAATGCAAAAGTAGGCAGTGGCGATTGGCTCGTCATTGAAGCTGATGAAAGCGATGGCAGCATAGTGAACTATACGCCTGAAGTTGGTTTGCTCATCAACATCGACAAGGATCATAAAGAGATCGATACACTCATCGAAATTTTTGAACAGTTCAAAAAAAATACATCCGAATTTTTTGTGGTGAATCAATCGCATCCATTGGCAAAAAAATTATCTGCAAATCCTGCGCATAATTTTTCAGTTGATGTAAGTGATAATGCCGCCTATCATGCAAGTACCTTTCATCAACAAGGCTTTTCCATTTCATTTGATATTACCACTAGCGGAGATACCACTCACCACTCACCATTCACCATTCACGCCATAGGCAAACACAACATGGAAAACGCTCTTGCAGCGGCAACAGTGGCCAACCTCATCGGCGTTCCGTTGCAAACTGCAGCCGAAGCGTTGAAAAATTATGAAGGCATTTACCGTCGCCACCAGATCATCGGACAAAAAAACAATGTTTGGTTGATCGATGACTATGCACACAACCCTGCCAAGTGTGCAGCAAGTATTGAAGCTTGTCAACCCATTGCCAAAAAAGTAATTGCCTGGTTTCAGCCACACGGATATGGGCCAACAAAATTTTTACGAAACGATTTTGTGGAAGAGATCAGCAAAGTGCTACGTCCACAAGATGAAATATGGATGAGCGAGATTTTCTATGCCGGCGGCACTGCAGTAAAAGATATTTCAGCCAACGATCTCATCAACGACCTCAAAGGAAAAGGAGCCAATGCATTTTTTGTTGACAACAGGAACGATCTGGTGGAAGCTTTGCGTCCGCATTTTACAGAAGATTGCGTACTCCTGCTCATGGGTGCACGTGACCCTTCCCTGGAACAGTTTTCGAAATTGGTGTGGGAAGAGCTCTAG
- a CDS encoding sterol desaturase family protein, which translates to MLHPDGTWISYFLVIGIRYIVIAGLAFFVWYVLLKKRILFKKIQLRIPSNKDYRREIFFSLFTMFLFAFVPWFFLGDAAIRKTTTFYKDINQHGQLYFWLAFPLMLLIHDTYFYWIHRLMHHPKLFRILHLIHHKSTNPSPWAAFSFHPLEAVLEVGILVVLIYTIPVTKAHLFFFFLFQMFYNVYGHLGWELFPQNFQRTWIGRWINTSVTHNQHHQYFTGNYGLYFLFWDRLMGTLRDDYDAKFDEVKGRAKRLNEGKK; encoded by the coding sequence ATGCTTCATCCCGATGGCACATGGATCAGTTATTTCCTGGTAATAGGAATACGGTATATTGTTATTGCCGGGCTTGCTTTTTTTGTGTGGTATGTATTGTTAAAGAAACGAATACTGTTTAAAAAAATCCAACTTCGAATTCCGTCAAATAAGGATTACCGACGTGAAATTTTCTTTTCGCTTTTCACTATGTTCCTGTTTGCATTTGTGCCCTGGTTTTTTCTTGGTGATGCAGCAATAAGAAAAACCACCACTTTTTATAAAGACATCAACCAACACGGGCAATTGTATTTCTGGCTGGCCTTCCCGTTAATGTTGTTGATACACGATACCTATTTCTACTGGATCCATCGGTTGATGCACCATCCCAAACTGTTTCGTATTCTTCATCTCATTCATCACAAAAGCACCAATCCATCACCTTGGGCAGCTTTCTCTTTTCACCCCTTGGAAGCAGTGCTGGAAGTAGGCATTTTGGTTGTACTCATCTATACCATTCCTGTTACAAAAGCACATTTGTTCTTTTTCTTTTTGTTCCAGATGTTTTACAATGTATATGGTCATTTGGGTTGGGAATTGTTCCCCCAAAATTTTCAACGTACATGGATCGGTCGGTGGATCAACACGTCTGTTACACATAACCAGCATCACCAATACTTCACCGGTAATTATGGTTTGTACTTTTTATTCTGGGATCGGTTGATGGGAACACTGCGTGATGATTATGATGCGAAGTTTGATGAAGTGAAAGGCAGAGCTAAGCGTTTGAATGAGGGGAAGAAGTAA
- a CDS encoding fumarylacetoacetate hydrolase family protein has translation MKLISYLKDEHEQLAALHNGNVYDMDTLHPDLPTSINMFLQYWDEYLELAQASLKAVQEGRLMPGNVIPVEQVQLLAPVPMPPSCRDGYAFRQHVEAARRNRKVDMIAEFDQYPIFYFTNHHSIQGPGDVRCMPDHFEKLDFELEVAIVICKHGRNIRAEEADEYIGGLMIMNDMSARRLQMEEMLLNLGPAKGKDFSTVIGPWLVTLDELQEYIVPAKENHVGLNWNLNMKCWVNGKQVSAGNVADMDWTFAEIIERASYGVDLYPGDVIGSGTVGTGCFLELNGTGKLNDPNYPEQWLKEGDVVEMEIDGLGRLSNTMVREEDDFSILAKKKI, from the coding sequence ATGAAATTGATCTCTTACTTAAAAGACGAACACGAACAGCTAGCTGCTTTACACAACGGGAATGTCTATGATATGGACACATTGCATCCTGATCTGCCAACAAGCATAAATATGTTTTTGCAATACTGGGATGAATACCTCGAGCTTGCCCAGGCGAGTTTAAAAGCGGTACAGGAAGGTCGACTGATGCCCGGTAATGTTATTCCTGTTGAACAGGTGCAGTTATTGGCACCAGTGCCGATGCCTCCGAGTTGCAGGGATGGTTATGCATTTCGTCAGCATGTGGAAGCTGCAAGAAGAAACCGGAAGGTGGACATGATTGCCGAGTTCGATCAGTACCCGATCTTTTATTTTACGAATCATCATAGCATACAAGGTCCTGGTGATGTGCGTTGCATGCCCGATCATTTTGAAAAACTTGACTTTGAATTGGAGGTAGCGATTGTGATATGCAAGCATGGACGAAACATCCGTGCAGAAGAAGCGGATGAATATATTGGCGGTTTGATGATCATGAACGATATGAGTGCACGTCGTTTGCAGATGGAAGAAATGCTGCTGAATCTTGGTCCGGCGAAGGGAAAGGACTTTTCAACGGTGATTGGCCCATGGTTGGTAACGTTAGATGAACTGCAGGAGTATATCGTACCGGCAAAAGAAAATCATGTTGGTCTTAACTGGAATTTGAATATGAAATGCTGGGTGAACGGCAAACAGGTTAGCGCAGGTAATGTGGCTGATATGGATTGGACGTTTGCAGAGATCATTGAACGTGCCAGTTACGGTGTTGACCTTTATCCAGGTGATGTCATTGGCAGCGGTACTGTTGGTACAGGTTGTTTCTTGGAACTCAACGGAACGGGCAAACTCAACGATCCGAATTATCCAGAACAATGGTTAAAGGAAGGAGATGTAGTGGAAATGGAAATTGATGGATTAGGAAGATTGAGTAATACGATGGTGAGAGAGGAGGATGATTTTTCGATATTGGCTAAGAAGAAGATTTAG
- a CDS encoding flavin reductase family protein produces MIIDLQQLSPMQKQQWLQHAVAPRPVCFASTIDKEGNINLSPFSFFNLFSSNPPIVVFSPARRVRDNTTKHTLENVLEVPEVVINIVDYDMVQQVSLASCEFPKGTNEFIKAGFTQEAATVVQPPMVKESKVKMECKVVEVKPLGSEGGAGNLVICEVLRMHVDERILNAEGTMIDQRKLHHIARLGGDWYCKVDENSLFHVAKPNTQLGIGIDALPESIRNSSILTGNNLGQLANVHEYPVVDATFEDERLKNIIQYFSINPDEMDQELHRYAKELLDAGKVSEAWQILLADS; encoded by the coding sequence ATGATAATTGATTTGCAACAGCTTTCTCCCATGCAAAAACAACAGTGGTTGCAACACGCTGTAGCTCCCCGACCTGTTTGTTTTGCATCAACCATCGATAAAGAAGGAAACATCAACCTGAGCCCATTTAGTTTTTTCAATCTCTTTTCCTCTAATCCACCGATTGTTGTGTTTTCGCCTGCACGAAGAGTGAGAGACAATACCACGAAGCATACATTGGAAAATGTATTGGAAGTGCCGGAAGTAGTTATCAATATTGTGGATTATGATATGGTGCAGCAGGTGAGTTTGGCAAGCTGCGAATTTCCAAAAGGAACAAATGAGTTTATCAAAGCCGGGTTTACACAAGAAGCAGCAACGGTTGTGCAACCACCGATGGTGAAAGAAAGTAAAGTGAAGATGGAATGCAAAGTGGTTGAAGTAAAACCATTGGGCAGCGAAGGAGGTGCAGGTAACTTAGTGATCTGTGAAGTGCTGCGGATGCATGTAGATGAACGTATTCTTAATGCAGAAGGTACCATGATCGACCAGCGCAAGCTGCATCATATTGCACGGCTGGGCGGCGATTGGTATTGCAAAGTAGACGAGAACAGTTTGTTTCATGTAGCCAAACCAAATACACAACTAGGCATAGGTATTGATGCATTACCGGAGTCGATCCGCAACAGTAGTATTTTAACCGGCAACAATCTCGGTCAATTAGCCAATGTGCATGAATACCCGGTGGTAGACGCAACATTTGAAGACGAACGTTTGAAAAACATCATTCAATATTTTTCGATTAATCCTGATGAGATGGACCAGGAGTTGCACAGGTATGCAAAGGAACTGCTGGATGCAGGAAAAGTGAGTGAAGCCTGGCAAATACTGTTGGCCGATAGTTAA
- a CDS encoding DUF4197 domain-containing protein has protein sequence MKKTILSLTLAVFLLSSCEVLSQLPGASMGTQVTEGEAGQGIKDALGQGLGRAVVNLNQTNAFFGSDFYKILLPPEVQKVERTLRNIGLGSTVDKAILQINRGAEDAVGFAKPIFIDAIKQMSISDAINIIRGPKDGATNYFREKTSAALIAAFSPSVKASLDKVEATKYYGDLVNGYNRLPTTRNKINPDLTAYVVGKTVDALFDQIAKEELEIRENPLKRTTEIMKKVFGAKW, from the coding sequence ATGAAAAAAACTATCCTCTCTCTTACCCTTGCAGTATTTCTTTTAAGTTCTTGCGAAGTACTAAGCCAGTTACCCGGCGCTTCGATGGGAACGCAGGTGACCGAAGGTGAAGCAGGTCAAGGTATTAAAGATGCATTGGGACAAGGACTTGGCCGTGCAGTAGTGAATCTTAACCAGACAAATGCCTTTTTTGGCAGCGATTTCTACAAAATATTATTACCACCTGAAGTGCAGAAAGTAGAGCGTACGCTCAGGAACATTGGTTTGGGCAGCACAGTTGACAAAGCCATTCTGCAGATCAATCGTGGTGCCGAAGATGCGGTTGGTTTTGCCAAGCCGATTTTTATTGACGCCATTAAACAAATGAGCATCAGCGATGCCATCAATATTATTCGTGGGCCAAAAGATGGTGCAACGAATTATTTCCGTGAAAAGACAAGTGCTGCATTGATCGCTGCGTTTTCACCTTCTGTAAAAGCATCATTGGATAAAGTAGAAGCAACAAAATATTATGGTGATTTGGTGAATGGTTATAACCGTTTGCCCACAACACGTAACAAGATCAATCCCGATCTTACTGCTTATGTAGTTGGTAAAACGGTGGATGCCTTGTTCGACCAGATCGCTAAAGAAGAACTTGAGATCCGTGAAAATCCATTGAAGCGCACAACAGAAATTATGAAGAAAGTGTTTGGTGCGAAATGGTAA
- a CDS encoding glycoside hydrolase family 9 protein: MKTFVSIAFIVLAFVAFQNKPETEAAWIRINQLGYLPNGTKVAVWCSKGEKGISNWELVDAGNHKVVYTGTAGKNFGAYGPFQQTHRLNFSAFKKTGEYYLKTGNTRSPVFTIGDDVYKGTADFCLRYMRQQRSGFNPFLKDSCHTQDGYTLYGATAGLPDSTFIDVSGGWHDASDYLQYSTTSANATYHLLMAYRDFPNVFTDEKLANGLDGKNNLPDVLDEAKWGLDWLLKMHPRDDWMFNQLGDDRDHISMRIPKMDSQYGRGFERPVYFIDGERQQRGKFLNNTQGTSSTAAKFASVFALAHTLYLKDSVFRNADKRKGYYDKAFEAYTFAKKKPGVTQTASVKAPYIYAEDNWVDDMELACSAIHEMLISSTKSSDNGYHFGLGINYAKKEKITPWLGADTAHHYQWYPFVNIGHYELIKQLQTKKNGPVKGYYKEYIDNFWFNTDTLISFYKEGIDRVWNKASQNAFYRGVPFIWCSNNLTVSFAMQCYWYRQLTNDQEFAELEQANIDWLFGCNPWGTSMVYGLPGWGDTPVDPHSAFTHLKNYPIDGGLIDGPVYTNIFNNLIGLKLYQPDEYEAFQSELAVYHDDYGDYSSNEPTMDGTASLIYLLAAMEAQAKPKK, from the coding sequence ATGAAGACCTTTGTTTCAATTGCCTTTATCGTCCTTGCATTTGTTGCATTTCAAAATAAACCTGAAACCGAAGCAGCATGGATACGCATTAACCAACTCGGTTATTTGCCCAATGGAACCAAGGTTGCTGTTTGGTGCAGCAAAGGAGAGAAAGGAATCAGTAATTGGGAATTGGTTGATGCAGGCAATCACAAAGTTGTATATACAGGAACTGCAGGAAAAAACTTTGGCGCTTACGGACCATTTCAACAAACACATCGTTTAAATTTTTCTGCATTTAAAAAAACAGGGGAGTATTATTTGAAAACAGGGAATACCAGATCTCCTGTATTTACAATTGGTGATGATGTTTATAAAGGAACTGCTGATTTCTGTTTACGTTATATGCGGCAACAACGCAGTGGTTTTAATCCTTTTTTGAAAGACAGCTGTCATACACAGGATGGTTATACCTTATATGGAGCAACTGCAGGTTTGCCGGACAGTACGTTTATTGATGTAAGTGGTGGCTGGCACGATGCAAGTGATTATCTGCAATACTCTACCACAAGCGCCAATGCAACCTATCATCTGCTGATGGCATATCGTGATTTCCCAAACGTGTTTACTGATGAAAAACTGGCCAATGGGTTAGATGGAAAAAACAATCTGCCTGATGTATTAGATGAAGCAAAATGGGGATTGGATTGGTTGTTGAAAATGCATCCTCGTGATGATTGGATGTTTAACCAGTTGGGGGATGACAGGGATCATATCAGCATGCGTATTCCCAAAATGGATAGCCAGTATGGAAGAGGATTTGAGCGACCTGTTTATTTTATTGATGGCGAAAGACAACAGCGTGGAAAGTTTTTGAACAACACCCAAGGCACCAGCTCAACTGCTGCGAAGTTTGCAAGTGTTTTTGCGTTGGCACATACGTTGTATTTAAAAGACAGTGTTTTTAGAAACGCCGATAAAAGAAAAGGTTATTACGACAAGGCGTTTGAAGCTTATACATTTGCAAAAAAGAAACCGGGTGTTACGCAAACTGCTTCTGTAAAAGCACCCTATATCTATGCCGAAGATAATTGGGTAGATGATATGGAGCTTGCCTGTTCAGCCATTCATGAAATGTTGATCAGCTCAACAAAGTCGAGCGACAATGGATATCACTTTGGGCTTGGAATCAATTATGCAAAGAAAGAGAAGATCACACCCTGGCTTGGCGCAGACACTGCCCATCATTATCAATGGTATCCTTTCGTTAACATCGGCCATTATGAACTCATTAAACAATTACAAACAAAAAAGAACGGACCTGTTAAAGGCTACTATAAAGAATACATTGATAATTTCTGGTTTAATACTGATACGCTTATTTCATTTTACAAAGAAGGCATTGATCGGGTTTGGAATAAAGCAAGTCAAAATGCATTTTATCGTGGCGTGCCATTTATCTGGTGCAGTAATAATCTCACGGTAAGTTTTGCCATGCAATGTTATTGGTACCGGCAGTTAACCAACGATCAGGAATTTGCAGAACTTGAGCAGGCAAATATCGATTGGCTCTTTGGTTGCAATCCATGGGGCACAAGTATGGTGTATGGTTTGCCAGGTTGGGGAGATACGCCGGTTGATCCACACAGTGCTTTTACACATCTCAAAAATTATCCGATCGATGGGGGTTTGATAGACGGACCGGTTTATACCAACATCTTTAACAATTTGATTGGTTTGAAATTATACCAGCCCGATGAATACGAAGCATTCCAAAGTGAGTTAGCAGTTTATCATGATGATTATGGTGATTACAGCAGCAACGAACCAACGATGGATGGAACTGCATCACTCATCTATCTATTGGCAGCGATGGAGGCGCAAGCGAAGCCAAAAAAGTAA